Proteins from a genomic interval of Streptomyces fodineus:
- a CDS encoding helix-turn-helix domain-containing protein: protein MDRLRYGDTWEVGGAVSTEDDVEQFAALLRRLKDRTDRSYGSLARRLGMNTSTLHRYCAGETVPQDYAPVERLAAFCGATPEERLDLHRLWLLAVTARQRPRAGEEAADPTKTEGALKPTGDERASGPDSRTAGRAGGSTRSVGGGADGIGGDGGGTSGSPPRLDAGAPDAALAAPDVPEPGSRESTAQCDAVRSTGRPWYRRRRTVVGTATATVLLVTLGSMSALSADRSHDNSAKAPGQSRTTGTDTSHHPSAAAAGPSRSRSSASPSTGVRASGSPESKGGSSAETKSDAPVSTGVPLAWTADSQIWDGGCGHDYVIGKEPAQVPPPPVEQDAGVWAATQQAVPGRQTMVQISVQGKSSTAVVLAALRVRIVSRGTPVTGNAYAMGQGCGSDLPPRNFSVNLDVDRPIAHARPGNDSGKPVPAVQFPYRVSAEDPEVLQVTATTEAYDCNWYLELDWSSQGRTGTVRIDDHGHPFRTSSIKGLPHYWYGTNDHGVRQWVPTDS from the coding sequence ATGGACCGCCTGAGATACGGGGACACGTGGGAGGTTGGGGGAGCGGTGTCGACCGAGGACGACGTCGAGCAGTTCGCGGCGCTGCTGCGCCGGCTGAAGGACCGCACGGACCGGAGCTACGGCTCCCTGGCCCGCCGTCTCGGCATGAACACCTCCACGCTGCACCGCTACTGCGCGGGCGAGACGGTCCCGCAGGACTACGCCCCGGTGGAGCGGTTGGCTGCCTTCTGCGGAGCAACACCGGAGGAACGCCTCGATCTGCACCGCCTGTGGCTGCTCGCGGTGACGGCACGACAGCGGCCGAGGGCGGGTGAGGAGGCAGCGGATCCGACAAAGACCGAAGGGGCACTGAAGCCGACAGGGGACGAGCGGGCTTCGGGTCCGGACAGCCGGACGGCGGGGCGTGCGGGTGGCAGCACGCGCAGTGTGGGTGGCGGTGCCGACGGCATCGGTGGTGACGGGGGCGGCACGAGCGGTTCACCACCGCGACTCGATGCCGGCGCCCCCGACGCCGCACTGGCTGCTCCCGATGTTCCTGAACCGGGCAGTCGCGAGTCGACGGCCCAGTGCGATGCGGTCCGCTCAACTGGACGGCCCTGGTACCGCCGTCGCCGTACCGTCGTCGGCACGGCCACGGCGACCGTACTGCTGGTGACGCTGGGCAGTATGTCGGCGCTGTCGGCCGACCGGTCTCACGACAACTCCGCCAAGGCCCCCGGTCAGTCCCGTACGACAGGAACCGATACCTCACACCACCCCTCGGCCGCTGCGGCCGGCCCCTCCCGCAGCCGTTCTTCGGCCTCGCCCTCCACGGGAGTACGGGCTTCAGGGAGCCCCGAGTCGAAGGGCGGATCGTCGGCAGAGACGAAGAGCGACGCCCCCGTGTCAACTGGTGTGCCGCTTGCGTGGACCGCCGACTCGCAGATCTGGGACGGCGGTTGCGGGCACGACTACGTCATCGGGAAGGAGCCGGCCCAGGTGCCCCCGCCGCCGGTAGAGCAGGACGCCGGAGTGTGGGCAGCGACGCAGCAGGCGGTACCTGGGCGGCAGACGATGGTGCAGATCTCGGTGCAGGGGAAGTCGTCCACGGCCGTGGTCCTCGCGGCCCTCCGGGTACGTATCGTCAGCCGCGGCACCCCGGTCACCGGCAACGCGTACGCCATGGGCCAGGGCTGCGGCAGTGATCTACCGCCCCGCAACTTCTCCGTGAACCTGGACGTCGACCGCCCGATCGCCCACGCGCGCCCCGGCAACGACAGCGGAAAGCCCGTCCCCGCGGTGCAGTTCCCCTACCGCGTCTCCGCCGAGGACCCGGAAGTGCTGCAGGTCACCGCGACGACCGAGGCCTACGACTGCAACTGGTACCTGGAACTGGACTGGTCATCCCAGGGCCGCACCGGCACGGTCCGCATCGACGACCACGGCCACCCGTTCCGCACCAGCAGCATCAAGGGCCTGCCCCACTACTGGTACGGCACGAACGACCACGGTGTGCGTCAGTGGGTACCCACCGACTCTTGA